In Bufo gargarizans isolate SCDJY-AF-19 chromosome 6, ASM1485885v1, whole genome shotgun sequence, a single genomic region encodes these proteins:
- the LOC122941577 gene encoding neuropeptide Y receptor type 4-2-like, translating into MNYTIFLDKSATALLYQNSMMNKCGHLPDITPFLGTSYSLLIFFCLLGNSSLIYVICRRKEKGNVTHILIANLAFSDLLVGIFCLPFTVVYTLMDYWMFGRCLCKITNFIGCASVTVSVMILVLIALERHQLILHPTGWKPSVPQAYIAVLLVWGLACLLAVPLIYATDLKELNFLANKSVCAEYWTSGKEKRAYTVTLLLLQYVIPLFFIICCYVRISVHLYHRESLFGRSYNHMKRVNLMLASMLGAFAVCYLPLQIFNNIVDWNYQLISVCYHNLIFSLCHLLAMISTCINPIIYGLLNSNVKQEVKILVQRCKGQRKKGSDTLCESENRPLSIKLNTVDTILPSSPSSPEQGMF; encoded by the coding sequence ATGAACTATACCATCTTTTTAGACAAATCAGCTACTGCTCTGCTTTACCAGAATTCAATGATGAATAAATGTGGACATCTCCCAGATATAACTCCATTCCTTGGGACTTCATATAGTCTGCTGATATTTTTCTGCTTGCTTGGGAACAGCTCTCTGATATATGTTATCTGCAGGAGAAAAGAGAAGGGAAATGTCACACACATTCTTATTGCCAACTTGGCCTTCTCGGATTTACTGGTTGGAATTTTTTGCTTGCCCTTTACAGTGGTCTACACTCTTATGGACTATTGGATGTTTGGTCGATGCTTATGTAAAATTACCAATTTTATTGGATGTGCATCAGTTACCGTCTCTGTCATGATCTTAGTCCTAATTGCCTTAGAGAGACACCAACTTATTCTACACCCCACTGGTTGGAAGCCCAGTGTCCCTCAGGCCTACATAGCTGTTCTACTTGTCTGGGGACTGGCATGTCTTCTAGCTGTGCCATTAATCTATGCCACAGACCTGAAGGAATTAAACTTCCTTGCTAACAAGTCTGTATGTGCTGAGTACTGGACATCAGGCAAAGAGAAGAGGGCTTACACTGTAACCCTGCTACTACTGCAATATGTTATACCCCTGTTTTTTATCATCTGTTGCTACGTTCGTATATCTGTGCACCTGTATCACAGAGAGAGTCTTTTTGGAAGAAGCTACAATCATATGAAAAGAGTGAATCTTATGCTAGCATCAATGCTTGGAGCATTTGCAGTATGCTACTTGCCacttcaaatttttaacaatatcGTGGATTGGAACTATCAACTGATTTCTGTTTGCTACCATAATCTTATCTTCTCATTGTGTCACCTGCTTGCCATGATTTCCACATGCATCAACCCAATAATATATGGCCTGCTCAACAGCAATGTGAAACAAGAAGTAAAGATTTTGGTCCAGAGATGCAAAGGTCAGAGAAAGAAAGGATCAGATACATTGTGTGAGTCTGAAAATCGTCCATTATCCATCAAACTCAATACTGTTGACACCATTTTGCCAAGTTCACCAAGTTCACCTGAACAAGGCATGTTTTAA